In one window of Meiothermus sp. DNA:
- a CDS encoding MBL fold metallo-hydrolase, which yields MAEAIRLSHQVAAGIFAIPVPIPYPFKYVNCYLLLPGPGSSDGPALVDCALDTAEARAGLEAALHEHGLGLGDLERLVVTHHHPDHYGLAGLMEAQGPTVWMLDVELERGHIFWTEPERMNQMGQALFHRHGVTDEYLADLAGEMDKTRSRVHPAQKPQTFHDGETLRLAGMRYRAVWTPGHADGHAMLLRESDGVLLAGDQILERISPNIGLWAYSYPNPLKHYLASLEKTAALGASVALPGHYRPIQDIAGRVAELRAHHGERLQFLLQLVYDQPQTCWQLSLALFPGNLNLAQRRFAWSETLAHLEYLVAEGAVKRLEPGGIVHYSR from the coding sequence ATGGCTGAGGCCATCCGACTCTCTCATCAGGTCGCAGCGGGCATTTTCGCCATTCCGGTGCCCATCCCCTACCCCTTCAAGTATGTGAACTGCTACCTGCTACTCCCTGGCCCCGGTTCTTCCGATGGCCCGGCGCTTGTGGACTGCGCCCTGGACACCGCCGAAGCGCGGGCTGGTCTGGAAGCAGCCTTGCACGAGCATGGGCTGGGGTTGGGCGACCTCGAGCGCCTGGTGGTCACCCATCACCACCCCGACCACTACGGCCTGGCCGGGCTGATGGAGGCCCAGGGACCCACGGTGTGGATGCTGGACGTGGAGCTAGAGCGCGGCCACATCTTCTGGACAGAGCCCGAGCGCATGAATCAGATGGGACAAGCACTCTTCCATCGGCACGGTGTTACCGATGAATACCTGGCCGACCTGGCCGGAGAAATGGACAAAACCCGCAGCCGGGTGCATCCTGCGCAAAAACCCCAAACCTTCCACGATGGCGAGACCCTCCGACTGGCAGGTATGCGCTACCGGGCAGTCTGGACGCCCGGCCATGCCGACGGCCATGCCATGCTGCTGCGCGAATCGGATGGGGTCTTGCTGGCCGGGGATCAAATCCTGGAGCGCATCTCCCCCAACATCGGCCTCTGGGCCTACTCCTACCCCAATCCCCTGAAGCACTACCTCGCTTCGCTGGAAAAAACTGCTGCCCTGGGGGCCTCGGTGGCCTTGCCCGGGCACTACCGGCCCATCCAGGACATAGCGGGCCGGGTGGCCGAGCTCAGGGCCCATCATGGGGAGCGGCTACAGTTCCTGCTCCAGCTTGTGTACGACCAGCCCCAGACCTGCTGGCAGCTCTCGCTGGCGCTCTTTCCCGGCAACCTGAACCTGGCCCAAAGGCGGTTTGCCTGGTCGGAGACGCTGGCGCACCTGGAGTACCTGGTGGCTGAAGGGGCGGTGAAAAGGCTCGAGCCAGGCGGGATTGTTCACTACAGCCGCTAA
- a CDS encoding dodecin — MSKVYKKVELVGSSAESLEDAIKVALARARKTLRNMDWFEVKEIRGSLTDGYVNTYQVTLLVGFRLEEE; from the coding sequence ATGAGCAAGGTCTACAAGAAAGTGGAGCTGGTCGGCAGCAGTGCGGAGAGCCTCGAGGACGCCATTAAGGTCGCCCTGGCGCGGGCCCGCAAGACCCTGCGCAATATGGACTGGTTCGAGGTCAAGGAGATTCGCGGCAGCCTGACCGATGGCTACGTGAACACCTACCAGGTAACGCTCCTGGTGGGCTTCCGCCTCGAGGAGGAGTAG
- a CDS encoding gamma-glutamyltransferase family protein produces the protein MNLNQYPYPSRRNVVTGKRGAVATSQPQAALAGMEMLLAGGSAVDAAVAMAIALTVLEPTSNGIGSDAFALVHDGQKLHGLNANGMSPAGLDFATFANSGQVPTRGWLPVTVPGAPSAWRELHQKFGRLPFEQLFEPAIRYAEESFAVSPETGRAWSRIEAVYGPLQDPCFQPFKAVFMPGGKAPRPGDIWQSPRHAETLREIARTGAESFYRGKLAAQIADFAAATGGYLTRADLAAYRSEWVQPLLVRYRGLEVHEIPPAGQGIAALMALKILEGFELGRYPRDSVEGFHLQIEAMKLAFADVQKYVADPRFMPVSPAELLSADYLAQRRRLIGERALPVQAGAPKGGTVYLAAADGELQVSLIQSNYMGFGAGIVVDGTGISLQNRGACFVLEDGHPNQYAPAKKPFHTIIPGFLTRGGKPLGPFGVMGGHMQPQGHLQVVVNLEDYGMNPQAALDAPRWQWTRNQQVELEPSLPLHLVHGLKERGHEVVLQSEWASFGRGQIILKPKDAFLAATEPRADGLALAW, from the coding sequence ATGAACCTCAACCAATATCCCTATCCCTCCCGTCGCAATGTGGTAACCGGCAAGCGGGGCGCGGTGGCCACCAGCCAGCCCCAGGCCGCCCTGGCCGGCATGGAGATGCTCCTGGCCGGGGGCAGCGCGGTGGATGCCGCCGTGGCTATGGCCATTGCCCTGACGGTACTCGAGCCCACCTCCAACGGCATTGGCTCCGATGCTTTTGCCCTGGTGCATGATGGCCAGAAGCTGCATGGCCTCAACGCCAACGGCATGAGCCCGGCTGGCCTGGACTTTGCCACCTTTGCAAATAGTGGACAGGTGCCCACCCGGGGCTGGCTTCCGGTCACGGTGCCGGGCGCCCCTTCGGCCTGGCGGGAACTGCACCAAAAGTTCGGCAGGCTGCCCTTTGAGCAGCTTTTTGAACCGGCCATCCGCTACGCCGAGGAAAGCTTCGCTGTAAGCCCCGAAACCGGGCGCGCCTGGTCGCGCATCGAAGCGGTGTATGGGCCGCTGCAAGACCCCTGTTTCCAGCCTTTCAAGGCTGTGTTCATGCCCGGTGGCAAGGCCCCCCGACCCGGCGACATCTGGCAAAGCCCACGGCACGCCGAAACCCTGCGCGAGATTGCCCGTACCGGTGCGGAGAGTTTTTACCGGGGCAAGCTGGCTGCTCAGATTGCCGATTTCGCCGCCGCTACCGGGGGGTACCTGACCCGGGCCGACCTGGCCGCCTACCGTTCGGAGTGGGTGCAGCCCCTCTTGGTGCGCTACCGGGGCTTGGAAGTTCATGAAATACCCCCTGCCGGACAAGGGATTGCCGCCCTGATGGCCCTGAAAATACTGGAGGGCTTTGAGCTGGGCCGGTATCCGCGCGACTCGGTGGAGGGCTTTCATCTCCAGATTGAGGCCATGAAGCTGGCTTTTGCCGACGTGCAGAAGTACGTGGCCGACCCGCGCTTTATGCCTGTTTCACCTGCCGAGTTGCTTTCCGCAGACTACCTGGCCCAGCGCCGCAGGCTAATTGGCGAGCGGGCGCTGCCGGTGCAGGCCGGTGCGCCCAAAGGGGGTACCGTGTATTTGGCCGCTGCCGATGGCGAGCTACAGGTTTCTCTGATTCAGTCCAACTACATGGGCTTTGGGGCGGGTATCGTGGTGGACGGCACCGGCATCTCACTACAAAACCGGGGAGCCTGTTTTGTGCTCGAGGACGGGCACCCTAACCAGTACGCCCCGGCCAAGAAGCCCTTCCACACCATCATTCCTGGTTTTCTGACCCGCGGTGGCAAGCCCCTGGGGCCTTTTGGGGTGATGGGAGGGCATATGCAACCCCAGGGCCACCTGCAGGTAGTGGTGAACCTAGAAGACTACGGCATGAACCCCCAGGCAGCCTTGGATGCGCCTCGCTGGCAGTGGACGCGCAATCAGCAGGTGGAGCTCGAGCCCAGCCTGCCCCTCCACCTGGTGCACGGTCTCAAAGAGCGCGGCCACGAAGTGGTTTTGCAGAGCGAGTGGGCCTCATTTGGCCGGGGTCAGATCATTCTGAAGCCAAAAGACGCCTTTCTGGCGGCCACCGAGCCCCGCGCCGACGGCTTGGCCCTGGCCTGGTGA
- a CDS encoding ABC transporter permease: MNNRTLRALLANRLAIVGMVILLLLVLGASFAPILVPYSPTATDFGALQQGPSAKHWFGTDQLGRDILSRVFYGARVSLAAGLISVLIALVLGGLIGLVAGFYGGWIDDVLMRLTDAMLAFPFLVLAIALAAVLGPSLQNTMLAIGVVTTPVFARLIRGQVMAERPREYVQAAVALGGGDGRIIARHLLPNILGPLIVQVSLSTATAVLAEATLSFLGLGVQPPTPSWGSMLNDARGYLNQAPHMALFPGLAIFLAVLAFNLIGDGLRDAFDPRMKK; the protein is encoded by the coding sequence ATGAATAATCGTACCCTCCGAGCCCTCCTTGCCAACCGCCTGGCCATCGTCGGGATGGTCATCTTGCTGCTGCTGGTGCTGGGGGCCAGCTTTGCGCCCATTCTGGTGCCCTATAGCCCCACCGCCACCGATTTCGGCGCTCTGCAACAGGGGCCTTCGGCCAAGCACTGGTTTGGCACCGACCAACTGGGGCGGGACATCCTCTCGAGGGTTTTTTATGGGGCTCGAGTCTCGCTGGCGGCGGGCCTGATTTCGGTGTTGATTGCGCTGGTGCTGGGGGGCCTGATCGGCCTGGTGGCTGGTTTTTACGGCGGATGGATAGACGATGTGTTGATGCGCCTGACCGATGCCATGCTGGCCTTTCCCTTTCTGGTGCTGGCCATTGCCCTGGCCGCTGTCCTGGGGCCTAGCCTGCAAAACACCATGCTGGCCATTGGGGTGGTCACGACGCCGGTGTTTGCCCGCCTGATACGGGGGCAGGTGATGGCCGAACGCCCCCGCGAGTATGTCCAGGCGGCGGTGGCCCTGGGTGGGGGGGATGGTCGCATCATTGCGCGGCACCTGCTCCCCAACATCCTGGGGCCCTTGATTGTACAGGTCAGTTTGAGTACGGCCACAGCCGTTCTGGCCGAGGCTACGCTGTCTTTCCTGGGGCTGGGGGTGCAGCCGCCCACCCCTTCGTGGGGCTCGATGCTCAACGACGCTCGAGGCTACCTTAACCAGGCACCCCACATGGCCCTGTTTCCCGGTCTGGCTATTTTTCTGGCAGTGCTGGCCTTCAATCTTATCGGCGACGGCCTGCGCGATGCTTTCGACCCGCGCATGAAGAAATAG
- a CDS encoding ABC transporter permease: MFLFVLRRLIGGLPTLLLVTVMVFALTRILPGDPARLLLGEEATPELVAQIREELGLNRPILVQYADWLWGLVQGDLGRSIRGNEQVALIIWQKLPTTLELSFFSLLVAILIGLPAGVLAALRRNTAADASVTVLALSGISIPNFFLGILLIYLFSVRLAWIPPSGYVEPWVDLQKNLLLMLMPAITLGTALAGAIARFTRNSMLEVLSQDYVRTARAKGLEGRVVVYKHALRNAAIPVVTVIGLQLGGLLGGAVVTEQVFSIPGFGRLLVDSVFNRDFPVLQAVVLISALAVFLINVLTDLLYAAIDPRIRYH; encoded by the coding sequence GTGTTCCTCTTCGTCCTGCGGCGCCTGATTGGCGGGTTGCCCACCCTACTGCTGGTCACGGTGATGGTGTTCGCCCTGACCCGAATCCTGCCGGGTGACCCCGCAAGGCTGCTGCTGGGCGAGGAGGCCACGCCGGAGCTCGTCGCCCAGATCCGAGAAGAGCTGGGGCTCAACCGGCCCATCCTGGTGCAGTATGCCGACTGGCTGTGGGGCCTGGTGCAAGGCGACCTGGGGCGTTCGATTCGGGGCAACGAACAGGTGGCCCTTATCATCTGGCAAAAACTGCCCACCACCCTCGAGCTCAGCTTTTTCTCCCTGCTGGTTGCTATCCTGATAGGCCTTCCGGCAGGGGTGCTGGCTGCCTTGCGAAGAAACACGGCTGCCGATGCCAGCGTGACCGTGCTGGCCCTTTCGGGGATCTCGATTCCCAACTTTTTCCTGGGCATCCTGCTGATCTACTTGTTCAGTGTCCGGCTGGCCTGGATTCCCCCTTCGGGCTATGTAGAACCCTGGGTAGACCTGCAAAAAAACCTGCTGCTGATGCTGATGCCCGCCATCACCCTGGGTACGGCCTTGGCCGGTGCGATAGCCCGCTTCACCCGCAATAGCATGTTGGAGGTGCTCTCGCAGGATTATGTTCGTACCGCAAGAGCCAAGGGTTTGGAAGGCCGGGTGGTGGTCTACAAGCACGCCCTGCGTAATGCCGCTATTCCCGTCGTGACCGTCATCGGGTTGCAACTGGGCGGTCTGCTGGGCGGGGCGGTGGTCACCGAACAGGTCTTTTCGATTCCCGGCTTTGGGCGGTTGTTGGTGGACTCGGTTTTCAACCGCGACTTTCCGGTCTTGCAGGCGGTGGTGCTTATTTCGGCCCTGGCGGTGTTTCTGATCAACGTGCTGACCGACCTGCTGTACGCCGCCATCGACCCGCGCATCCGCTATCACTGA
- a CDS encoding ABC transporter substrate-binding protein — protein MRQWLVAVVLWSLGGLGLAQTVTVGLDADPPNLDPMLSSALVDRQVQNQIYDKLVDLDENLRIVPMLATSWRVEENGTVYVFTLRQGVKFHDGTDFNAETVKFNLDRYRSTPGSRRAGELSLINNVQVVNPTTVRVTLKEPFAPFLAILSDRSGMMVSPTAVQRLGAEFSNNPVGTGPFKFVERRRQDRIVLARNENYWQRGFPRIEQLVYRPFPDDDVRVANLLSGAVNIITPVAAKDLAAIRNNANLVVNNFPGIGYQGIWLNHTKGPFTNKALRQAFAATIDRDVVDRVVFLGTALPSNGPFPPGTLAHDKSIAVPKRDLALARQKLAEGGRPQGFSFTLTIAPGPVLAQLAQVYQAMAAEAGIQVRIEQVEFGTLLDRAAKLELEAVAVGWSGRPDPDGNIYDFVRCKAANNYSGYCNPRVDSLLNRARTVRLPEARRDLYSQITKIIQEDLPYIYVYHPQTTIGLSRRLSGIPVIPDGILRFRGASLGGQ, from the coding sequence ATGAGACAGTGGTTGGTAGCAGTTGTTTTATGGAGCCTGGGGGGCCTGGGGTTGGCCCAGACCGTCACGGTGGGATTGGACGCCGATCCGCCCAACCTCGACCCCATGCTTTCGTCCGCACTGGTAGATCGCCAGGTGCAAAACCAGATTTACGACAAACTAGTAGACCTGGACGAAAACCTGCGCATCGTGCCCATGCTGGCCACAAGCTGGCGGGTCGAGGAAAACGGTACGGTGTATGTCTTTACTCTGCGCCAGGGGGTCAAGTTCCACGACGGCACCGACTTCAACGCCGAGACGGTCAAGTTCAACCTCGACCGCTACCGCAGCACACCGGGTTCGCGTCGCGCGGGTGAGCTTTCGCTCATCAATAATGTGCAGGTGGTCAACCCCACCACCGTGCGCGTCACCCTGAAGGAGCCCTTTGCGCCTTTCTTGGCTATCCTTTCCGACCGCTCGGGCATGATGGTTAGCCCCACCGCAGTCCAGAGACTGGGGGCTGAGTTTAGCAACAACCCGGTGGGCACCGGCCCCTTCAAGTTTGTGGAGCGTCGTCGGCAAGACCGCATTGTGCTGGCCCGCAACGAAAACTACTGGCAGCGCGGCTTCCCCCGCATCGAACAACTGGTCTATCGCCCCTTCCCCGACGATGATGTGCGGGTGGCCAACCTGCTTTCGGGCGCGGTAAACATCATCACCCCGGTGGCGGCCAAAGACCTTGCGGCTATCCGCAACAACGCCAACCTGGTGGTCAACAACTTCCCCGGTATCGGCTACCAGGGCATCTGGCTCAACCACACCAAAGGCCCCTTTACCAACAAGGCCCTGCGGCAGGCGTTTGCCGCGACCATTGACCGCGATGTGGTAGACCGGGTGGTATTCCTGGGTACGGCCCTCCCCTCCAACGGGCCCTTCCCACCCGGTACCCTGGCCCACGATAAAAGCATTGCCGTTCCCAAGCGCGACCTGGCCCTGGCTCGGCAGAAGCTGGCCGAAGGGGGTCGTCCGCAAGGGTTCAGCTTCACCCTGACCATCGCCCCTGGCCCAGTGCTGGCCCAACTGGCCCAGGTCTATCAGGCTATGGCCGCTGAAGCTGGCATTCAGGTTCGCATCGAACAGGTGGAGTTTGGCACCCTGCTCGACCGGGCGGCCAAGCTGGAGCTCGAGGCCGTGGCAGTGGGCTGGAGCGGTCGCCCCGACCCCGACGGCAATATCTACGACTTTGTGCGCTGTAAAGCCGCCAACAACTACTCAGGCTATTGCAATCCCCGGGTTGACAGCCTGCTGAACCGGGCCCGCACCGTGCGCTTGCCGGAAGCCCGCCGCGACCTCTACAGCCAGATCACCAAAATCATTCAGGAAGACCTGCCCTACATCTACGTCTACCACCCCCAGACCACCATCGGCCTGAGCCGTCGCTTGAGCGGAATTCCGGTTATACCCGACGGCATTCTGCGCTTCAGGGGAGCGAGCCTGGGCGGCCAGTAG